Proteins encoded in a region of the Podospora pseudopauciseta strain CBS 411.78 chromosome 6, whole genome shotgun sequence genome:
- a CDS encoding hypothetical protein (EggNog:ENOG503NVU0; COG:Q; CAZy:AA1), whose protein sequence is MMSTGVAPEMTNILINGTGQFGWGPKPEKYTIWLDEGQAHMLILVNTAVDTTFVFSVDNHTLEVIEADFVPIKPYNTTHIKIGIGQRYHVLVHGHENGYKTERYGNYWMRATPARKCSKFAFGPDEQMGIVRYNRTMPPRGWQDPLSEPSLYDTMCADEPYDKLVPWRPWTVGDPVNIDPKVEDPYTLPNNSQYIFNVGMISSGGPNSSMPYIPNDKAYTRWMMHEAPFRINFSDPTILALDRINELIDKPYLDVVTLPNATDDQWVWMVITAPDKIPQEGGRIFFPAAHPMHLHGHDFALLRQSNKNWYDDLEIGHEGEGRWFTPDKLNCRNDKLKCDNPPRRDVVLLPATGYVIIAFKADNPGIWILHCHIAFHASSGLAIQIIENKERIPEILGRHGGREAIEESCESWRAWQSNPINHWDWHHPDHFQDDSGV, encoded by the exons ATGATGTCAACCGGTGTCGCTCCTGAAATGACAAATATCCTGATCAATGGCACTGGCCAGTTCGGTTGGGGCCCCAAGCCAGAAAAGTACACCATCTGGCTTGACGAAGGACAGGCGCACATGTTGATCTTGGTCAATACCGCTGTTGATACCACCTTTGTTTTTTCTGTTGACAACCACACCTTGGAGGTCATTGAGGCGGACTTTGTTCCCATCAAGCCGTACAACACGACACACATCAAGATTGGGATCG GCCAGCGCTACCATGTTCTTGTCCACGGACACGAAAATGGGTACAAGACCGAGAGATACGGCAACTACTGGATGAGAGCCACCCCTGCTCGAAAGTGCTCCAAGTTTGCGTTCGGTCCGGACGAGCAAATGGGCATTGTTCGGTACAACAGGACCATGCCGCCCAGGGGCTGGCAAGACCCTCTCTCGGAGCCGTCTCTGTACGATACCATGTGTGCGGATGAGCCCTATGACAAGTTGGTGCCCTGGAGGCCGTGGACAGTGGGCGATCCTGTAAATATCG ATCCCAAGGTTGAAGACCCGTACACGCTCCCGAACAACTCACAGTACATCTTCAACGTCGGTATGATCAGCTCTGGTGGACCTAACAGCTCCATGCCGTACATCCCCAACGACAAAGCATAC ACCCGCTGGATGATGCACGAAGCCCCCTTTCGCATCAATTTTTCCGACCCGACCATCCTCGCCTTGGATCGCATCAATGAGCTCATCGACAAGCCCTACCTTGACGTGGTCACACTCCCCAATGCCACCGATGACCAATGGGTCTGGATGGTAATCACGGCCCCAGACAAGATCCCGCAGGAAGGTGGTAGAATCTTCTTCCCTGCTGCTCACCCCATGCACTTGCACGGTCACGACTTTGCCCTGCTGAGGCAGAGCAACAAGAACTGGTATGATGACTTGGAGATTGGCcatgaaggggaggggaggtggttcACGCCGGATAAGCTGAATTGCAGGAATGACAAGTTGAAGTGTGATAACCCGCCTAGGAGGGATGTGGTGCTGTTGCCGGCGACGGGGTATGTGATTATTGCTTTCAAGGCGGACAATCCGGG AATCTGGATTTTACATTGTCATATCGCCTTCCATGCCTCGTCCGGGTTGGCGATTCAGATTATTGAGAACAAGGAGAGGATCCCCGAGATTTTGGGGAGGCACGGGGGCAGGGAGGCGATTGAGGAGAGCTGCGAGAGCTGGAGGGCGTGGCAGAGCAATCCGATTAATCATTGGGATTGGCATCATCCGGACCATTTTCAGGATGATAGTGGTGTTTGA
- a CDS encoding hypothetical protein (EggNog:ENOG503P0M3; COG:E): MVSWERGDVVLIDNYAVQHAREPWTGDRKLLASLWDDAEVPPAA, encoded by the exons ATGGTTagttgggagaggggagatgTGGTGTTGATTGAT AATTACGCCGTGCAGCATGCGAGGGAGCCATGGACAGGAGATAGGAAGCTGTTGGCTAGCTTGTGGGATGACGCAGAGGTACCGCCGGCGGCATAA
- a CDS encoding hypothetical protein (EggNog:ENOG503P0M3; COG:E) codes for MATVDILRPAHYEPSVDLPAPYPPSSQFPYSLSRTDQTSSIDDVVSEIKKLTASGEIRSLLNKHGAICFQNLNLKSADEFSQFAHAFGFAPHEDIGNPVRRTVLAPNVATANEGPNTMPIFPHNEFGLSPHFPSYVFFYCAEAPETGGETPLNPSSPLLAHLTTHRPAFISSLRRLGLKYQLFHPSHQPTNSPGTTPLQAYGRTVLDTDPIDIIRSKVEAEIRRLPTAKWEWENISPDNQLGDLRVWQVLPGIRTHPHTGEEMFFNNCVSRFLNAIREGTLEHPYRNGRGEYIPPCFVSFGRR; via the exons ATGGCAACCGTTGATATCCTTCGACCAGCTCACTACGAGCCATCAGTTGATCTCCCTGCTCCCTACCCACCATCTTCACAGTTCCCCTATTCGCTCAGCAGAACAGACCAAACCTCTTCAATAGACGATGTTGTTTCCGAAATCAAGAAGCTCACAGCCTCTGGTGAAATCAGGTCGTTGCTGAACAAACACGGCGCAATCTGCttccaaaacctcaacctcaaatcCGCAGATGAGTTCTCCCAGTTCGCCCACGCCTTTGGCTTCGCACCGCACGAAGACATTGGCAACCCAGTCCGCCGAACAGTTCTCGCTCCGAACGTAGCAACAGCAAACGAAGGCCCAAACACCATGCCAATTTTTCCTCACAACGAGTTTGGACTAAGCCCACACTTTCCCTCTTATGTATTCTTCTACTGTGCTGAGGCCCCAGAGACTG GAGGCgaaacccccctcaacccctcctcccccctcctcgcccacctcACAACCCACCGCCCCGCATTCATCTCTTCCCTCCGCCGTCTCGGCCTGAAATACCAActcttccacccctcccaccaacccacaAACTCCCCGggcacaacccccctccaagcctACGGCCGAACTGTCCTCGACACCGACCCCATTGACATCATCCGCTCAAAAGTCGAAGCCGAGATCCGCCGCCTACCGACAGCGAAATGGGAATGGGAGAATATTTCCCCTGACAACCAACTCGGAGACCTGAGGGTGTGGCAGGTGCTACCAGGGATAAGGACCCATCCGCACAcaggggaggagatgtttTTTAATAATTGCGTTTCGAGGTTTCTGAACGCGATAAGGGAGGGGACGTTGGAACATCCGTATAggaatgggaggggggagtatATTCCGCCTTGTTTTGTAAGTTTTGGCAGGCGATGA
- a CDS encoding hypothetical protein (COG:S; EggNog:ENOG503NX2T) has product MSTAGQDQKVINDGAVIESQGEQTKPVSWFTRWYRSPLFNVIIVGLISFTQPGIWSALNNTGAGGQQEPYLVNASNSLTFGIMVFGCPLFGILANKIGVKKVLIIGTLGYAPYSASLYVNNRYGTEWFVLFGGVTCGIAASALWASEGAIALGYGDIKDRGKFTGIWLGLRELGQLIGSSIQMSLNAGKDSSTRGKVGYTTYLVLIALQCLGLPLSFLLSPPQKVIRSDGTSPRDPTIGKTFREETRKIWALMKRKQMYLLIPILVGFQWNTTYLGIYMTKYFSVRARALGSLTAGIAATFANIFWGWFYDLKCFSRPTLAKICWASFVVLMLGSFGWQVSNEKLYGDSNPRITLDWDLPGFGRGFASMVMLRFLNESHYMFVYWIVGAFFDDIETLTLAVSIVRTFESVGSCISFGIGAAKVPPMVNLVISFAMFGFTIPATSAVVFMVPERPIDLRKVEAGGISEGETGSVGASEDSDEKRAVKA; this is encoded by the exons ATGTCCACCGCCGGGCAGGACCAAAAAGTTATCAACGATGGGGCCGTGATCGAGTCCCAAGGCGAGCAGACGAAGCCTGTTTCGTGGTTCACGAGATGGTATCGCAGTCCTCTGTTCAACGTCATCATTGTCGGTCTCATCTCTTTTACCCAACCCGGTATTTGGAGTGCCCTGAACAACACAGGTGCTGGCGGTCAGCAAGAACCCTACCTTGTCAACGCCTCCAACTCTCTGACTTTCGG TATCATGGTCTTCGGCTGCCCCCTCTTCGGAATCCTCGCCAACAAAATCGGCGTCAAAAAGGTCCTCATCATCGGTACCCTCGGTTACGCCCCCTACTCGGCCTCGCTCTACGTCAACAACCGCTACGGCACGGAATGGTTCGTCCTCTTCGGCGGCGTAACCTGCGGCATCGCCGCCTCTGCCCTCTGGGCCTCGGAAGGCGCCATCGCCCTCGGCTACGGCGACATCAAAGACCGGGGCAAGTTCACCGGCATCTGGCTCGGCCTCCGCGAACTCGGCCAGCTCATCGGCTCCTCCATCCAAATGTCTCTCAACGCGGGCAAGGACTCGTCCACAAGAGGCAAAGTAGGATACACCACCTacctcgtcctcatcgccCTTCAATGCCTCGGTCTCCCATTATCTTTCCTTTTATCCCCACCCCAAAAGGTCATCCGAAGCGACGGGACATCCCCGAGAGACCCAACCATAGGCAAGACCTTCCGGGAAGAAACCCGCAAGATCTGGGCGTTGATGAAGCGCAAGCAAATGTACCttctcatccccatcctcgtcGGCTTCCAATGGAACACGACCTACCTCGGGATCTACATGACGAAATACTTCTCCGTCCGCGCCCGCGCCCTCGGCTCTCTCACCGCCGGCATCGCCGCCACATTCGCCAACAtcttttgggggtggttctACGACCTGAAATGCTTCTCCCGTCCAACCCTCGCCAAGATCTGCTGGGCTTCCTTTGTTGTTCTCATGCTTGGGTCATTCGGCTGGCAGGTCTCCAACGAGAAGTTATACGGCGATTCCAACCCCCGCATCACCCTCGACTGGGACCTCCCCGGGTTCGGGAGGGGTTTCGCCAGCATGGTCATGCTCCGGTTCTTGAACGAGAGCCACTACATGTTTGTGTACTGGATCGTGGGGGCCTTCTTTGACGACATCGAGACTCTGACGCTGGCGGTGAGCATTGTCCGGACGTTTGAGAGCGTGGGGTCTTGCATTTCGTTTGGTATCGGTGCTGCTAAGGTGCCGCCTATGGTCAACCTCGTCATCTCGTTTGCCATGTTTGGGTTCACCATTCCGGCGAcgtcggcggtggtgtttatGGTGCCGGAGAGGCCGATTGACTTGCGCAAGGTTGAGGCTGGTGGGATTTCGGAGGGTGAGACTGGCAGTGTGGGTGCGAGTGAGGATTCTGATGAGAAGAGGGCTGTCAAGGCTTGA
- a CDS encoding hypothetical protein (COG:S; EggNog:ENOG503P34R) has product MAVCAAVRTAFRRQIQNLEKFRQRRPHSSKVNGAKPIQSAQQQAPITPPAKIQPPPLWLRLGPLTRAAQAYGRTHQKRPYTTQILTSLFIFLCGDISAQSIGGDEHDFGRTARALFIGGTSSVPSYLWVVYLSNSFNFASRALSIAARVVVNQIVFAPLFNTYFFGTQAVLSGASPSEIWERLVKTVPPSIANSVKLWPAVMAINFAFVPLPFRSMFSGTVAVGWQTYLSWLNKKAEESIAAEAEAAAVATVGKVEEVAASAMAKAAA; this is encoded by the exons ATGGCAGTGTGCGCCGCCGTCAGAACAGCCTTCCGCAGGCAGATCCAGAACCTCGAAAAGTTCCGACAACGCCGACCACACTCCTCGAAAGTCAATGGAGCGAAACCAATTCAGAGCGCGCAGCAACAAGCTCCGATCACACCGCCCGCGAAGATCCAACCTCCGCCTCTCTGGCTCAGGCTCGGGCCGTTGACGAGAGCAGCTCAGGCGTACGGACGAACGCACCAGAAGCGCCCATATACGACACAGATATTGACCTCGCTGTTTATCTTCCTGTGCGGCGACATCTCGGCGCAAAGCATTGGTGGGGACGAACATGACTTCGGGCGGACGGCGCGAGCGCTATTCATCGGTGGAACATCGTCGGTGCCATCATATCTTTG GGTGGTTTACCTGTCGAACAGCTTCAACTTTGCGTCGCGAGCTCTCTCGATAGCAGCGAGAGTTGTCGTTAACCAAATCGTGTTTGCGCCACTGTTCAATACGTACTTCTTTGGCACACAGGCTGTGTTGTCTGGGGCGTCGCCTTCCGAGATATGGGAGCGCCTTGTGAAGACTGTCCCACCGAGCATCGCGAATTCCGTCAAGCTATGGCCGGCTGTTATGGCCATCAACTTCGCCTTCGTACCTCTGCCATTCCGTTCCATGTTCAGCGGGACTGTGGCGGTGGGCTGGCAAACGTATCTGAGCTGGCTGaacaagaaggccgaggagagcATCGCGGcggaagcagaagcagcagcagtagcaaCAGTGGGGAAAGTAGAAGAGGTTGCTGCGTCGGCTATGGCCAAAGCCGCGGCGTGA